The Halobacterium sp. CBA1132 genome has a segment encoding these proteins:
- a CDS encoding S9 family peptidase: MKTVEASDYVEFSRLSHPAVSPDGERVAYVQQTPESETDYEAAVHVAPTDGGDPKRFTVAEGVDSEPAWSPSGDRIAFVSTRGARGRQNRPRNDGAGKTGPASDDRPQLWVVPTDGGEAEQVTDVVGGVSGIAWGPEGEQIAFVQSVRPEEAEAGYDLAVDDEYEREDPDPRVIDRQVYRSHESYADGARSHVYTVDTDSGDVERVTEGAVDCLRPAWGETDLYYPIRYGSDDDLRWEIEAYDPESTTTETVTVVEGWGPTLAVDASRPHDRIAYTTTPEDDPTLAQTEIEVFTREAGDVSKPTETLDRDLELWNASHAPEWGPDGDFLYGCTPDEGGYVLRRLDPKDGSVDVVLGGDRHVHGFSVSRDAVGVVQSEWDHPGDVVAATPGGAEEVKLTRVNADYLDERAVREPEELRFQSGDAEIQGWVLTPPDFSLEEEYPLAVEVHGGPHRMWSTTGSMWHEFQTLAARGYVVFWCNPRGSTGYGESFMTEIERDWGDATMQDVMAGAREVAAREYVDEDDAFVTGGSFGGFMTSWLVGHTDFFAGAVAQRGVYDLTGFYGSSDAYKLVEGDFRAAPWSEPEFLREQSPAASVEYVDTPTLLMHAEQDYRTPANTAELFYRSLQKHDVDTRLVRYPREGHELSRSGEPGHVVDRIERIVRWFDGYSDHHGAERALDRSRNDGLTAGSEDDGENE; this comes from the coding sequence ATGAAAACGGTCGAAGCCAGCGACTACGTCGAGTTCTCGCGGCTCTCCCATCCGGCGGTGTCGCCGGACGGCGAGCGCGTCGCGTACGTCCAGCAGACCCCGGAATCCGAAACCGACTACGAGGCGGCCGTCCACGTCGCGCCGACTGACGGCGGCGACCCGAAGCGCTTCACGGTCGCGGAGGGCGTGGACTCGGAACCCGCGTGGAGTCCCTCGGGGGACCGCATCGCGTTCGTGTCTACGCGCGGCGCGCGTGGGCGGCAGAACCGCCCACGGAATGACGGGGCCGGTAAAACCGGCCCCGCAAGCGACGACCGACCCCAGTTGTGGGTGGTCCCCACCGACGGCGGTGAAGCCGAACAGGTGACCGACGTCGTGGGCGGCGTCTCCGGTATCGCGTGGGGTCCCGAGGGCGAGCAAATCGCGTTCGTGCAGTCTGTGCGCCCCGAGGAGGCCGAGGCGGGCTACGACCTCGCCGTGGACGACGAGTACGAGCGCGAGGACCCCGACCCGCGGGTCATCGACCGCCAGGTCTACCGCTCGCACGAGTCCTACGCCGACGGCGCGCGCTCGCACGTCTACACCGTGGACACCGACTCGGGCGACGTCGAGCGCGTGACCGAGGGAGCGGTCGACTGTCTGCGGCCGGCGTGGGGCGAGACCGACCTCTACTACCCGATTCGGTACGGCAGCGACGACGACCTCCGCTGGGAAATCGAGGCCTACGACCCCGAGAGCACGACGACCGAGACCGTCACCGTCGTCGAGGGGTGGGGGCCGACGCTGGCCGTCGACGCCTCGCGCCCGCACGACCGCATCGCGTACACCACGACCCCGGAGGACGACCCGACGCTCGCGCAGACCGAAATCGAGGTGTTCACGCGCGAAGCCGGCGACGTCTCGAAGCCGACCGAGACGCTCGACCGCGACCTCGAACTGTGGAACGCGAGCCACGCGCCCGAGTGGGGGCCCGACGGCGACTTCCTCTACGGCTGCACGCCCGACGAGGGCGGCTACGTGCTGCGGCGCCTCGACCCGAAGGATGGGTCGGTCGACGTCGTGCTCGGTGGCGACCGCCACGTCCACGGGTTCTCCGTGTCGCGGGACGCGGTCGGCGTCGTGCAGTCCGAATGGGACCATCCCGGCGACGTGGTGGCGGCGACGCCGGGCGGCGCCGAGGAGGTGAAACTGACGCGCGTGAACGCCGACTACCTCGACGAGCGCGCGGTCCGCGAACCCGAGGAACTCCGCTTCCAGTCCGGGGACGCCGAGATTCAGGGCTGGGTGTTGACGCCGCCCGATTTCTCTCTGGAGGAGGAGTACCCGCTCGCCGTCGAAGTCCACGGCGGCCCCCACCGGATGTGGTCGACGACGGGGTCGATGTGGCACGAGTTCCAGACGCTGGCCGCGCGCGGCTACGTCGTCTTCTGGTGCAACCCGCGCGGCTCCACGGGCTACGGAGAGTCGTTCATGACCGAAATCGAGCGCGACTGGGGGGACGCGACGATGCAGGACGTGATGGCTGGCGCCCGCGAGGTGGCGGCCCGCGAGTACGTCGACGAGGACGACGCGTTCGTTACGGGCGGGAGCTTCGGCGGATTCATGACGAGTTGGCTGGTCGGCCACACGGACTTCTTCGCGGGCGCGGTCGCCCAGCGCGGCGTCTACGACCTCACCGGCTTCTACGGCTCCTCGGACGCCTACAAGCTCGTGGAGGGGGACTTCCGCGCAGCGCCGTGGAGCGAGCCCGAGTTCCTCCGGGAGCAGTCGCCCGCGGCGTCCGTCGAGTACGTCGACACGCCGACGCTTTTGATGCACGCCGAGCAGGACTACCGCACGCCCGCCAACACGGCCGAACTGTTCTATCGCTCCCTGCAGAAACACGACGTGGACACGCGCCTCGTGCGCTACCCCCGCGAGGGCCACGAACTCTCACGGTCCGGCGAACCCGGCCACGTCGTCGACCGCATCGAGCGCATCGTCCGGTGGTTCGACGGCTACTCCGACCACCACGGCGCCGAGCGCGCGCTCGACCGCTCCCGAAACGACGGCCTCACGGCCGGCAGCGAAGACGACGGCGAGAACGAGTAG
- a CDS encoding YigZ family protein, which translates to MTDAYLTVAGRGEADFEVQGSEFIGYVAPAPTVEDAEAFVESVEREHADATHNVPAYRVRVESGGPGDGYMLREYQSDDGEPTGSAGKPALNVLQQRDVENAVVVVTRYYGGTNLGVGGLARAYSRAAKDAIDAAGVVEERPQERFTVTVEYDDSGTVRGILESADCEFDGDYGERVAFDVTVAVEDAADLRERIQSATSGRAAVE; encoded by the coding sequence GTGACTGACGCGTACCTGACTGTCGCCGGCCGCGGTGAGGCGGACTTCGAGGTACAGGGCTCGGAGTTCATTGGGTACGTCGCGCCCGCGCCGACCGTCGAGGACGCGGAGGCGTTCGTCGAATCCGTCGAGCGCGAGCACGCCGACGCCACGCACAACGTACCCGCCTACCGGGTGCGCGTGGAGTCCGGTGGCCCGGGGGACGGGTACATGCTGCGGGAGTACCAGTCCGACGACGGCGAGCCGACGGGGTCGGCGGGCAAGCCCGCGCTGAACGTCCTCCAGCAGCGCGACGTGGAGAACGCGGTGGTGGTGGTGACGCGGTACTACGGCGGCACGAACCTCGGCGTCGGCGGCCTCGCGCGAGCGTACTCGCGGGCCGCGAAGGACGCCATCGACGCGGCGGGCGTCGTCGAGGAGCGGCCGCAGGAGCGCTTCACTGTCACCGTCGAGTACGACGACTCCGGCACCGTACGGGGGATTCTGGAGAGCGCGGACTGCGAGTTCGACGGCGACTACGGCGAGCGTGTCGCCTTCGACGTCACCGTCGCCGTCGAGGACGCCGCCGACCTCCGCGAGCGCATCCAGAGCGCGACCAGCGGGCGCGCGGCCGTCGAGTGA
- a CDS encoding ACT domain-containing protein produces the protein MFEDIMQKFAGSPGQQAVIRLLLERGFSVNDDGRVVSGDIEIPYTQVADAAGVDRRVVDSTTEAILADDELRRIFQNISQIPSLMDLAPVLDLTVVTVEVQDADEPGIVAAVTGLLAEHGISIRQTISEDPEFTDEPRLYLVTDEDLPGDVLTALMNESFVRSVELS, from the coding sequence ATGTTCGAGGACATCATGCAGAAGTTCGCGGGCAGCCCCGGCCAGCAGGCCGTCATCCGGCTGCTGCTCGAACGCGGGTTCTCCGTGAACGACGACGGCCGCGTGGTCTCGGGTGACATCGAGATTCCGTACACGCAGGTCGCCGACGCCGCGGGCGTCGACCGCCGCGTCGTCGACTCCACGACGGAGGCCATCCTCGCGGACGACGAACTGCGCCGCATCTTCCAGAACATCAGCCAGATTCCGAGCCTGATGGACCTCGCGCCCGTCCTCGACCTCACGGTTGTCACCGTCGAGGTGCAGGACGCCGACGAACCCGGCATCGTCGCGGCGGTGACGGGGCTGCTCGCCGAGCATGGCATCAGTATCCGTCAGACCATCAGCGAGGACCCGGAGTTCACGGACGAACCACGGCTCTACCTCGTCACGGACGAGGACCTACCCGGTGACGTGTTGACGGCGCTGATGAACGAGTCGTTCGTGCGCTCGGTGGAGCTCTCCTAA
- the hisB gene encoding imidazoleglycerol-phosphate dehydratase HisB — protein sequence MTDRTAAVSRATAETDIDVTLDVDGDGDSTVDTGIGFFDHMLASFAKHGLFDVTVRCDGDLEIDDHHTVEDVAITLGEAFAEALGEKRGIERFADRRVPLDEAVASVVVDVSGRPLYEFDGVSEDDAFSEPYVGEFTSTMARHFFRSLAMHAGLTLHCEVEGENAHHEIEALFKGVARALDDATRVDERRSGTPSTKGEL from the coding sequence ATGACCGACCGGACGGCCGCCGTGAGTCGCGCGACGGCGGAGACGGACATCGACGTGACGCTGGACGTGGACGGGGACGGCGACAGCACCGTCGACACGGGTATCGGCTTCTTCGACCACATGCTGGCGTCGTTCGCCAAACACGGGCTGTTCGACGTGACTGTGCGGTGTGACGGCGACCTCGAAATCGACGACCACCACACGGTCGAGGACGTCGCAATCACGCTCGGGGAGGCGTTCGCGGAGGCGCTCGGTGAGAAGCGCGGCATCGAGCGGTTCGCGGACCGCCGCGTCCCGCTCGACGAGGCTGTCGCGTCGGTCGTTGTCGACGTCTCCGGGCGGCCGCTCTACGAGTTCGACGGGGTTTCCGAGGACGACGCGTTCAGCGAGCCGTACGTCGGGGAGTTCACGAGTACGATGGCGCGGCACTTCTTCCGGTCGCTGGCGATGCACGCCGGCCTCACGCTGCACTGCGAGGTGGAGGGGGAGAACGCTCACCACGAGATAGAGGCGCTGTTCAAGGGCGTCGCGCGGGCGCTGGACGACGCGACGCGCGTCGACGAGCGGCGCTCGGGCACGCCGTCGACGAAGGGGGAACTCTAA
- the hisA gene encoding 1-(5-phosphoribosyl)-5-[(5-phosphoribosylamino)methylideneamino]imidazole-4-carboxamide isomerase, which translates to MAFESFEVVPAVDMQDGEVVQLVKGERGTERRYGDPVEAAQRWVSAGAETLHLVDLDGAFEGERGNADAVERILDATNVDVQVGGGIRSVADATELLARGVDRVILGTAAVENPEIVGEISAEHPGSVMVSLDAKDGEVVVEGWTEGTGLDPAEAAQRYADLGAGSILFTNVDVEGQQAGVETDPVQRLADSVDIPVVASGGVAEIDDILALRDADAAAVVVGTALYEGNFTLEEAKDAL; encoded by the coding sequence ATGGCGTTCGAGTCCTTCGAGGTCGTACCGGCGGTGGACATGCAGGACGGCGAGGTCGTGCAACTCGTGAAGGGCGAGCGCGGTACCGAGCGGCGGTACGGCGACCCCGTGGAGGCCGCCCAGCGGTGGGTGTCGGCGGGCGCCGAAACTCTCCACCTCGTCGACCTCGACGGCGCGTTCGAGGGCGAGCGCGGGAACGCCGACGCCGTCGAGCGCATCCTCGACGCGACGAACGTGGACGTGCAGGTCGGCGGCGGCATCCGTAGCGTCGCCGACGCCACCGAACTCTTAGCGCGCGGCGTCGACCGCGTCATCCTCGGCACGGCGGCCGTCGAGAACCCCGAAATCGTCGGCGAAATCAGCGCCGAACACCCCGGCAGCGTGATGGTGAGCCTCGACGCGAAGGACGGCGAAGTCGTCGTCGAGGGATGGACGGAGGGCACGGGCCTCGACCCCGCGGAGGCCGCCCAGCGCTACGCCGACCTCGGCGCCGGTTCGATTCTGTTCACGAACGTCGACGTGGAAGGCCAGCAGGCCGGCGTCGAGACCGACCCCGTACAGCGCCTCGCTGACAGCGTGGACATCCCGGTCGTCGCGAGCGGCGGCGTCGCCGAAATCGACGACATCCTCGCGCTCCGCGACGCGGACGCGGCCGCCGTCGTCGTCGGCACCGCCCTCTACGAGGGTAACTTCACGCTCGAAGAAGCGAAGGACGCCCTGTAG
- the fer2 gene encoding ferredoxin Fer2, with product MPTVEYLNYETLDDQGWDMDDDDLFEKAADAGLDDEDYGTLDVAEGEYILEAAEAQGYDWPFSCRAGACANCASIVKEGEIDMDMQQILSDEEVEEKNVRLTCIGSPAADEVKIVYNAKHLDYLQNRVI from the coding sequence ATGCCGACGGTTGAATACCTCAATTACGAGACGCTGGACGACCAGGGCTGGGACATGGACGACGACGACCTCTTCGAGAAGGCGGCAGACGCCGGCCTCGACGACGAGGACTACGGGACGCTCGACGTTGCGGAAGGCGAGTACATCCTCGAAGCCGCCGAGGCGCAGGGCTACGACTGGCCGTTCTCGTGCCGCGCCGGTGCGTGTGCGAACTGCGCGTCCATCGTGAAGGAAGGCGAAATCGACATGGACATGCAGCAGATTCTCTCCGACGAGGAAGTCGAAGAGAAGAACGTCCGCCTGACTTGCATCGGCTCCCCGGCGGCCGACGAGGTCAAAATCGTCTACAACGCCAAGCACCTCGACTACCTGCAGAACCGCGTCATCTAA
- a CDS encoding A24 family peptidase C-terminal domain-containing protein, which yields MDASIPDLLRLLVVPALGWAALRDWRTRRVPNGLWRPLVLLGAVLVVWDGYTAFGTPYAFQPFAVRVAFSLLFVVPLAYAFWYVGGFGGADARAFMTLAVVFPTYPTYELLGYSLPVVETALGVFSLTILTNTVILGLAYPLVLGVRNAVSREFSVVMFVGRRAPVADLTDIHGSLLETHDGFTRDGLDLDALRMYLRWRGLDLAALRENPGLRDPATLPDDPNDPTGGAVVTDGSGDPWGAAAFLDDIDSTAYGTTPADLRDGLDVIVDREEVWVTPGVPFIIPLFVGLLVALTGGDVLFWVMDALGLVPA from the coding sequence GTGGACGCCTCGATACCCGACCTCCTGCGGTTGCTCGTCGTGCCGGCGCTGGGCTGGGCGGCGCTCCGGGACTGGCGGACGCGTCGCGTCCCGAACGGTCTCTGGCGGCCGCTCGTCCTGCTCGGCGCCGTCCTCGTGGTCTGGGACGGCTACACGGCGTTCGGCACGCCGTACGCCTTCCAGCCGTTCGCGGTGCGCGTGGCGTTCAGTCTCCTCTTCGTCGTCCCCCTCGCGTACGCGTTCTGGTACGTCGGCGGGTTCGGCGGCGCCGACGCCCGCGCGTTTATGACGTTAGCGGTCGTCTTCCCGACGTACCCGACGTACGAACTGCTGGGGTACTCGCTGCCGGTCGTGGAGACCGCGCTCGGCGTGTTCTCGCTGACGATTCTCACGAACACCGTCATCCTCGGGCTGGCGTACCCGCTCGTACTCGGCGTTCGCAACGCCGTCTCGCGGGAGTTCTCGGTCGTGATGTTCGTCGGGCGCCGCGCTCCCGTCGCCGACCTCACCGACATCCACGGCAGCCTGCTGGAAACCCACGACGGCTTCACCCGGGACGGCCTCGACTTGGACGCGCTGCGGATGTACCTGCGGTGGCGCGGCCTCGACCTCGCGGCCCTCCGCGAGAACCCCGGACTGCGCGACCCCGCGACGCTCCCCGACGACCCCAACGACCCGACCGGCGGCGCCGTCGTCACCGACGGCAGCGGCGACCCGTGGGGCGCCGCCGCGTTCCTCGACGACATCGACAGCACGGCGTACGGCACCACGCCCGCGGACCTCCGCGACGGTCTCGACGTAATCGTCGACCGCGAGGAGGTGTGGGTGACACCGGGCGTCCCGTTTATCATCCCGCTGTTCGTCGGCCTGCTGGTCGCGCTCACGGGCGGCGACGTGCTGTTCTGGGTGATGGACGCGCTCGGCCTCGTGCCGGCGTGA
- the hisI gene encoding phosphoribosyl-AMP cyclohydrolase, translating to MEFEVDLDFGDDGLVAVVAQDVETEEVVMLAYADREAVEKTVETGRAHYYSRSREELWEKGATSGHTQEIEEVRVDCDGDALLYRVHQNGGACHTGHHSCFHRTLDGDVVGEKIFDPDDVY from the coding sequence ATGGAGTTCGAAGTCGACCTCGACTTCGGCGACGACGGCCTCGTCGCCGTCGTCGCCCAGGACGTCGAGACCGAGGAGGTCGTGATGCTCGCGTACGCCGACCGCGAGGCCGTCGAGAAGACCGTCGAGACCGGGCGCGCGCACTACTACTCGCGGTCCCGCGAGGAACTCTGGGAGAAAGGCGCCACCAGCGGCCACACGCAGGAGATCGAGGAGGTGCGCGTGGACTGCGACGGCGACGCGCTCCTCTACCGCGTCCACCAGAACGGGGGCGCCTGCCACACCGGCCACCACTCGTGTTTCCACCGCACGCTCGACGGCGACGTCGTCGGCGAGAAGATCTTCGACCCCGACGACGTGTACTGA
- a CDS encoding DEAD/DEAH box helicase, producing the protein MSESAYVDHPMLAGGVIEARQYQLQLAAAAREDHTLVCLPTGLGKTTVSLLVTAYRLADDAGGKSLLLAPTKPLVEQHAEFYREALTVPDDEIVVFTGETRPDDRAEMWNDARVVVATPQVVENDLVGGRVSLRDVVHCTFDECHRATGDYAYTYIAERYHADAATPLVTAMSASPGGNEEEIRTVCENLGVRNVEVMTEDDADVGEHTYDTDVQWERIELPEEILEVRDAINEVIEERLEKLRELGVTRVSSPDVSQKDLNKIRAKLQELIDNDQSEGYQGMSVHAEVMKLRRAVELVETQSVESVRRYFERQRNAARSSGASKASQRLVSEPKVKEAMRRADDFDGLHPKFRRARMLLAETLGIEEGERVIVFTESRDTAEALTDFLGQHFDTRRFVGQGDADGSDGMTQKEQRETLAEFRSGEFEVLVSTSVAEEGLDVPEVDLVLFFEPVPTAIRSVQRKGRTGRQTEGKVVVLMAEDTRDEAYFWISQRREQEMEDELRELKGVADDLEGDLGESQRALDDYGDEDASGESLAAEADGGASEGDAQAGLTDFDAPDPDSVESSEADEGVAANAEHDDEDGVEVVVDQRELDSNIARDLSKRDIVDTRLETLSVGDYVLSDRVAIERKSHADFLDTLLGGDRSIFEQAKDLTRHYTRPVLLLEGDGDLYAERNVHPNAIRATLASLAVDWGVSVVHTRGEDDTAEMIQTIAEREQTDNDREVSAHGEKAAKTLGEQQEYVVSSIADVGPVTARSLLEAFGTVEAVMTAREDDLTEADGVGQVTAERIREVVGSDYQPDA; encoded by the coding sequence ATGTCGGAGTCCGCGTACGTCGACCACCCGATGCTGGCCGGCGGCGTCATCGAGGCGCGCCAGTACCAGCTACAGCTCGCGGCCGCCGCGCGGGAAGACCACACGCTCGTCTGCCTCCCCACGGGACTGGGGAAGACGACGGTGAGCCTGCTCGTGACGGCGTACCGGCTGGCCGACGACGCGGGCGGGAAGTCCCTCCTGCTGGCGCCGACGAAGCCGCTGGTCGAGCAACACGCCGAGTTCTACCGGGAAGCGTTGACCGTCCCCGACGACGAAATCGTCGTGTTCACGGGGGAGACGCGGCCGGACGACCGGGCGGAGATGTGGAACGACGCGCGCGTGGTCGTGGCCACACCGCAGGTCGTGGAGAACGACCTCGTGGGCGGCCGCGTGTCGCTGCGCGACGTCGTCCACTGCACGTTCGACGAGTGCCACCGCGCCACCGGCGACTACGCGTACACGTACATCGCGGAGCGCTACCACGCCGACGCGGCGACCCCGCTGGTGACGGCGATGTCCGCGTCGCCCGGGGGAAACGAGGAGGAGATTCGGACGGTCTGCGAGAACCTCGGCGTGCGGAACGTCGAGGTGATGACCGAGGACGATGCCGACGTCGGCGAACACACGTACGACACCGACGTCCAGTGGGAGCGCATCGAACTCCCCGAGGAGATTCTGGAGGTTCGGGACGCTATCAACGAGGTCATCGAGGAGCGACTCGAGAAACTCCGGGAGTTGGGGGTCACGCGGGTCTCCAGCCCGGACGTCTCTCAGAAGGACTTGAACAAGATTCGCGCGAAACTCCAGGAGCTCATCGACAACGACCAGAGCGAGGGCTACCAGGGGATGAGCGTCCACGCGGAGGTGATGAAGCTCCGGCGCGCGGTCGAACTCGTCGAGACCCAGAGCGTCGAATCAGTGCGGCGGTACTTCGAGCGCCAGCGTAACGCCGCGCGCTCGTCGGGGGCGTCGAAGGCGAGCCAGCGACTCGTCTCCGAGCCGAAAGTCAAGGAGGCGATGCGGCGCGCCGACGACTTCGACGGTCTCCACCCGAAGTTCCGGCGCGCGAGAATGCTGCTCGCGGAGACGCTGGGCATCGAGGAGGGCGAGCGCGTCATCGTGTTCACGGAGTCGCGTGACACCGCGGAGGCGCTCACCGACTTCCTCGGACAGCACTTCGACACGCGGCGCTTCGTCGGGCAGGGCGACGCGGACGGCAGCGACGGGATGACGCAGAAAGAGCAACGCGAGACGCTCGCGGAGTTCCGGAGCGGCGAGTTCGAGGTGCTGGTGTCGACGAGCGTCGCCGAGGAGGGACTGGACGTGCCGGAGGTCGACCTCGTGCTGTTCTTCGAGCCGGTGCCGACGGCGATTCGCTCCGTCCAGCGGAAGGGTCGGACGGGCCGACAGACCGAGGGGAAAGTCGTCGTGTTGATGGCCGAGGACACCCGCGACGAGGCGTACTTCTGGATTTCCCAGCGCCGCGAACAGGAAATGGAGGACGAACTCCGCGAGTTGAAGGGCGTCGCCGACGACCTCGAAGGCGACCTCGGGGAGAGCCAGCGCGCGCTCGACGACTACGGCGACGAGGACGCCAGCGGCGAATCCCTTGCGGCGGAAGCCGACGGCGGCGCCAGCGAGGGCGACGCGCAGGCGGGCCTGACGGACTTCGACGCGCCGGACCCCGACAGCGTGGAGAGCAGCGAGGCCGACGAGGGGGTGGCCGCGAACGCCGAACACGACGACGAGGACGGCGTCGAAGTCGTCGTCGACCAGCGCGAACTGGACTCGAACATCGCCCGCGACCTCTCGAAGCGCGACATCGTCGACACGCGCTTGGAGACGCTGTCCGTGGGCGACTACGTGCTCTCGGACCGCGTGGCAATCGAGCGGAAGTCCCACGCCGACTTCCTCGACACGCTGTTGGGCGGCGACCGCTCCATCTTCGAGCAGGCCAAAGACCTCACGCGCCACTACACGCGGCCCGTCCTCCTGTTGGAGGGCGACGGCGACCTCTACGCGGAGCGCAACGTCCACCCGAACGCGATTCGCGCGACGCTGGCGTCGCTGGCCGTCGACTGGGGCGTCAGCGTCGTCCACACGCGCGGCGAGGACGACACCGCGGAGATGATTCAGACCATCGCCGAGCGCGAGCAGACGGACAACGACCGCGAGGTGAGCGCGCACGGCGAGAAGGCCGCGAAGACGCTCGGCGAACAGCAGGAGTACGTCGTCTCCTCGATTGCGGACGTCGGCCCGGTGACCGCGCGCTCGCTCCTCGAAGCATTCGGCACCGTCGAAGCCGTGATGACCGCGCGCGAGGACGACCTCACCGAAGCGGACGGCGTCGGCCAAGTGACGGCAGAGCGAATCCGCGAGGTCGTCGGCAGCGACTACCAGCCCGACGCGTGA
- a CDS encoding DUF460 domain-containing protein, which yields MSTRTSALDARVFGVDVQSGDVRGDAPSYALVVFDGETVERDVVSRRKLLRRVDSEEPAILATDNMYELAADKDQLVHFLRGLPEETKLVQVTGDERPEPLSRVAKRHGVPYGKPAMEEAEAAARLAARNVGYEVSAFTDETTVKVARGRSTGGGGGWSEDRFTRRIHGSVKRVAREVESDLDDAGLDYEREVTEKYGGFANAVFTVQARPEDIPVSNRRSGDTRVEVEPVRRDGIEFKPLARRRDRVFVGIDPGTTTAVALVALDGRVLDVTSTRTADTADVIEWIIERGRPVVVAADVEPMPATVEKIRASFDAAGWAPDADLPVDEKQHRTREEGYDDDHQRDAMAAALFAHDAHADQIRRATEETPPDLDRGEVVSRVVGDDEPLTAVLDDLTETDDPEEEEVEHEPRELTDEERRIRDLEAQVTRLQDHVADLEAELDEKDATIEEYEEELSEARREERQEARERRELTQLQWENDRLETELEEERERADELEGKLERLKDLWKLDHSNLGDVEGSGDLVAVKPVDQFTVDAIETADDEYGIATGDVVYLRDASGAGRSTAELLAEFDPRVVLRSGGLSDAADEVLFEHEIPVGPADDVTIREVDELAVADEREVEAVIADWRERKAERERERKESMVDSIISEHRADRD from the coding sequence GTGAGTACCCGCACGAGCGCCCTCGACGCCCGCGTGTTCGGCGTCGACGTGCAGAGCGGTGACGTGCGCGGGGACGCCCCATCCTACGCGCTCGTCGTCTTCGACGGAGAGACAGTCGAGCGCGACGTAGTGAGCCGGCGGAAACTCCTCCGCCGCGTGGACAGCGAGGAGCCCGCGATTCTCGCGACCGACAACATGTACGAGCTGGCCGCGGACAAGGACCAACTCGTCCACTTCCTGCGCGGGCTCCCCGAGGAGACGAAGCTCGTGCAGGTCACCGGCGACGAGCGCCCCGAGCCGCTCTCCCGAGTGGCGAAACGCCACGGCGTCCCGTACGGGAAGCCAGCGATGGAGGAAGCCGAAGCCGCCGCCCGACTGGCCGCGCGCAACGTCGGCTACGAGGTGTCGGCGTTCACCGACGAGACCACCGTGAAGGTCGCGCGCGGCCGCTCGACCGGCGGCGGTGGCGGGTGGAGCGAGGACCGCTTCACGCGCCGCATCCACGGTTCCGTGAAGCGCGTCGCCCGCGAGGTGGAGTCCGACCTCGACGACGCCGGCCTCGACTACGAGCGCGAGGTCACCGAGAAGTACGGCGGGTTCGCGAACGCCGTGTTCACCGTGCAGGCCCGCCCCGAGGACATCCCCGTGAGCAACCGCCGCTCCGGGGACACGCGCGTCGAGGTCGAGCCCGTGCGCCGGGACGGCATCGAGTTCAAGCCGCTGGCGCGGCGCCGCGACCGCGTGTTCGTCGGCATCGACCCCGGGACGACCACCGCGGTCGCGCTGGTCGCGCTCGACGGCCGCGTGCTCGACGTCACGAGCACGCGCACCGCCGACACCGCCGACGTCATCGAGTGGATTATCGAGCGCGGCCGCCCCGTCGTCGTCGCCGCGGACGTGGAGCCGATGCCCGCCACCGTCGAGAAGATTCGCGCGAGCTTCGACGCCGCCGGCTGGGCGCCCGACGCGGACCTCCCGGTCGACGAGAAACAGCACCGCACTCGCGAGGAGGGCTACGACGACGACCACCAGCGGGACGCGATGGCGGCCGCGCTGTTCGCGCACGACGCCCACGCCGACCAGATTCGGCGCGCCACCGAGGAGACGCCGCCCGACCTCGACCGCGGCGAGGTCGTCTCCCGCGTCGTCGGGGACGACGAACCGCTCACGGCGGTCCTCGACGACCTCACGGAGACCGACGACCCCGAGGAGGAGGAAGTCGAGCACGAACCCCGCGAACTCACCGACGAGGAGCGCCGCATCCGGGACTTGGAAGCACAAGTCACCCGCCTCCAAGACCACGTCGCGGACCTCGAAGCCGAACTCGACGAGAAGGACGCCACCATCGAGGAGTACGAGGAAGAACTCTCGGAGGCCCGCCGCGAGGAGCGCCAGGAGGCCCGCGAGCGCCGCGAACTCACGCAGCTCCAGTGGGAGAACGACCGCCTCGAAACCGAACTGGAAGAGGAGCGCGAGCGCGCCGACGAACTCGAGGGGAAACTCGAACGCCTCAAAGACCTCTGGAAGCTCGACCACTCGAACCTCGGCGACGTGGAGGGGAGCGGCGATCTCGTGGCGGTCAAGCCCGTCGACCAGTTCACCGTCGACGCCATCGAGACCGCCGACGACGAGTACGGCATCGCCACTGGCGACGTCGTCTACCTCCGGGACGCGTCCGGCGCGGGCCGCTCGACCGCCGAACTGCTCGCGGAGTTCGACCCGCGCGTCGTGCTCCGGTCGGGCGGCCTCTCGGACGCCGCCGACGAGGTCCTGTTCGAGCACGAGATTCCGGTCGGCCCCGCCGACGACGTGACCATCCGCGAGGTCGACGAACTCGCGGTCGCGGACGAACGCGAGGTTGAGGCCGTCATCGCGGACTGGCGCGAGCGGAAGGCCGAACGCGAGCGCGAACGCAAGGAGAGCATGGTCGATTCCATCATCAGCGAGCACCGCGCCGACCGCGACTGA